One region of Prinia subflava isolate CZ2003 ecotype Zambia chromosome 6, Cam_Psub_1.2, whole genome shotgun sequence genomic DNA includes:
- the CEP70 gene encoding centrosomal protein of 70 kDa isoform X2 → MTEQEKAEWESLNKVLMRHGLKPVSLAAPQSCRDTSDMIVLDRQSSLEIRLALKTLVEDTERQQKVMQGLMEANQCLRNVVRLEQGRASRQEQRANDLENVVKNIKAKICQLEDETIAKACQQQSQVKELQKEQQASQVKYQQQQERLQEQEEIIAHLQKELSRVGREEQQRVSTQNKMFCQFCKRAPKSLLDQGYLCLIDYYESQISQIKKELRQYKKDEEEVQREVKNKEEFLNLDATPNYKALLTSFQKQLIETKAKRDQLLLENINLKKDLEIRPTAQELKFYKHQVRKLQKALKKTTQFSESRTAEKREEKKDSGRVGGVDQLQAACQQHLQVLSRIDSILRSPRAPPLIFRPSKGPMQNSIKENGQGCGFEHLPLTIETWADQLIALKDLHKSLRKLSLELLPWNTKDPHDNRDSIRVEDLQQIVDAILEELEHKEKNCQTQSLQTLSGIVSHFQKLFDVNSLSGVYPRMNEVYTKLGEMTNAMKNLHELLEVDSSAPPTVVVDTVGKLCDIINKNVTEQVQQLLGTQDIHSIINKLEEHECFFPPFQALIQDLLCLLEISNVDDILPAVQNLKWEAGYG, encoded by the exons ATGACTGAG CAGGAGAAGGCAGAGTGGGAAAGCCTAAATAAGGTATTAATGCGTCATGGATTGAAACCTGTGAGCCTTGCTGCCCCCCAAAGCTGCAGAGATACATCAG ATATGATTGTCCTAGACCGTCAGTCTTCTCTAGAAATAAGACTTGCTTTAAAAACGCTGGTGGAAGACACTGAGCGGCAGCAGAAGGTGATGCAGGGACTCATGGAGGCAAATCAATGTCTTAG aaatgtgGTACGACTGGAACAAGGTCGGGCATCCCGACAAGAGCAACGGGCTAATGACTTGGAAAATGTGGTGAAAAACATTAAGGCCAAAATTTGTCAGCTGGAAGATGAAACAATAGCTAAAGCATGCCAGCAACAGAGCCAAGTCAAGGAACTTCAAAAAGAGCAACAGGCTTCACAG GTAAAataccagcagcagcaggaaaggctgCAAGAACAGGAAGAGATTATTGCCCACCTGCAGAAGGAGCTGAGCAGAGTtgggagggaggagcagcagcgaGTTTCCAcccaaaacaaaatgttttgtcaGTTTTGCAAAAGAGCCCCCAAGTCTCTCCTGGATCAGGG gtACCTTTGTCTAATTGATTATTATGAATCTCAAATTAGTCAGATTAAAAAGGAGCTGAG GCAATATAAAAAAGATGAAGAGGAGGTGCAGAGAGaagtaaaaaacaaagaagagtTCTTAAATCTAGATGCTACTCCTAATTACAAAGCACTGCTCACG TCTTTCCAGAAACAACTTATTGAAACAAAAGCCAAGAGGGACCAGCTTTTGCTTGAAAATATAAATCTCAAGAAAGATTTGGAAATAAG GCCAACTGCACAGGAATTAAAATTTTACAAACACCAAGTGAGGAAACTACAGaaagctttaaagaaaactACCCA ATTTTCAGAGAGCAGGactgcagaaaaaagagaagaaaagaaagactcTGGGAGAGTTGGTGGAGTGGatcagctgcaggcagcttgCCAGCAACACTTGCAG GTTTTGTCCCGTATTGATTCTATTTTGCGAAGCCCAAGAGCTCCTCCATTAATATTCCGGCCCAGCAAAGGGCCAATGCAAAATTCCATTAAAGAGAATGGACAGGGGTGTGGATTTGAGCACCTTCCCCTCACTATAGAGACGTGGGCAGATCAGCTCATAGCCCTAAAG GATTTGCACAAATCCTTGAGAAAACTGTCTCTGGAATTACTGCCTTGGAACACCAAAGATCCACATGATAACAGAGACTCCATACGAGTTGAAGATCTCCAGCAGATAGTAGATGCAATTTTGGAAGAATTAGAGCATAAGGAAAAG AACTGCCAGACACAGTCCTTGCAAACCCTCTCTGGCATCGTCTCCCACTTCCAGAAGTTGTTTGATGTGAATTCTCTGAGTGGTGTTTATCCACGGATGAATGAGGTTTACACAAAGCTGGGGGAAATGACCAATGCCATGAAGAATCTCCATGAGCTCCTGGAAGTAG aCAGTTCAGCTCCACCCACTGTGGTAGTGGATACTGTTGGGAAACTGTGTGACATCATTAATAAGAACGTGACTGAGCAGGTACAGCAGCTTCTGGGCACCCAAGACATCCACAG TATCATCAATAAGCTGGAAGAACACGAGTGCTTCTTTCCACCCTTTCAAGCTCTCATTCAAGATTTGCTGTGTCTTCTAG AGATCAGTAACGTGGATGATATTTTACCTGCAGTGCAAAACCTGAAATGGGAAGCTGGGTATGGGTGA
- the CEP70 gene encoding centrosomal protein of 70 kDa isoform X1: MTEQEKAEWESLNKVLMRHGLKPVSLAAPQSCRDTSDMIVLDRQSSLEIRLALKTLVEDTERQQKVMQGLMEANQCLRNVVRLEQGRASRQEQRANDLENVVKNIKAKICQLEDETIAKACQQQSQVKELQKEQQASQVKYQQQQERLQEQEEIIAHLQKELSRVGREEQQRVSTQNKMFCQFCKRAPKSLLDQGYLCLIDYYESQISQIKKELRQYKKDEEEVQREVKNKEEFLNLDATPNYKALLTSFQKQLIETKAKRDQLLLENINLKKDLEISRPTAQELKFYKHQVRKLQKALKKTTQFSESRTAEKREEKKDSGRVGGVDQLQAACQQHLQVLSRIDSILRSPRAPPLIFRPSKGPMQNSIKENGQGCGFEHLPLTIETWADQLIALKDLHKSLRKLSLELLPWNTKDPHDNRDSIRVEDLQQIVDAILEELEHKEKNCQTQSLQTLSGIVSHFQKLFDVNSLSGVYPRMNEVYTKLGEMTNAMKNLHELLEVDSSAPPTVVVDTVGKLCDIINKNVTEQVQQLLGTQDIHSIINKLEEHECFFPPFQALIQDLLCLLEISNVDDILPAVQNLKWEAGYG; the protein is encoded by the exons ATGACTGAG CAGGAGAAGGCAGAGTGGGAAAGCCTAAATAAGGTATTAATGCGTCATGGATTGAAACCTGTGAGCCTTGCTGCCCCCCAAAGCTGCAGAGATACATCAG ATATGATTGTCCTAGACCGTCAGTCTTCTCTAGAAATAAGACTTGCTTTAAAAACGCTGGTGGAAGACACTGAGCGGCAGCAGAAGGTGATGCAGGGACTCATGGAGGCAAATCAATGTCTTAG aaatgtgGTACGACTGGAACAAGGTCGGGCATCCCGACAAGAGCAACGGGCTAATGACTTGGAAAATGTGGTGAAAAACATTAAGGCCAAAATTTGTCAGCTGGAAGATGAAACAATAGCTAAAGCATGCCAGCAACAGAGCCAAGTCAAGGAACTTCAAAAAGAGCAACAGGCTTCACAG GTAAAataccagcagcagcaggaaaggctgCAAGAACAGGAAGAGATTATTGCCCACCTGCAGAAGGAGCTGAGCAGAGTtgggagggaggagcagcagcgaGTTTCCAcccaaaacaaaatgttttgtcaGTTTTGCAAAAGAGCCCCCAAGTCTCTCCTGGATCAGGG gtACCTTTGTCTAATTGATTATTATGAATCTCAAATTAGTCAGATTAAAAAGGAGCTGAG GCAATATAAAAAAGATGAAGAGGAGGTGCAGAGAGaagtaaaaaacaaagaagagtTCTTAAATCTAGATGCTACTCCTAATTACAAAGCACTGCTCACG TCTTTCCAGAAACAACTTATTGAAACAAAAGCCAAGAGGGACCAGCTTTTGCTTGAAAATATAAATCTCAAGAAAGATTTGGAAATAAG CAGGCCAACTGCACAGGAATTAAAATTTTACAAACACCAAGTGAGGAAACTACAGaaagctttaaagaaaactACCCA ATTTTCAGAGAGCAGGactgcagaaaaaagagaagaaaagaaagactcTGGGAGAGTTGGTGGAGTGGatcagctgcaggcagcttgCCAGCAACACTTGCAG GTTTTGTCCCGTATTGATTCTATTTTGCGAAGCCCAAGAGCTCCTCCATTAATATTCCGGCCCAGCAAAGGGCCAATGCAAAATTCCATTAAAGAGAATGGACAGGGGTGTGGATTTGAGCACCTTCCCCTCACTATAGAGACGTGGGCAGATCAGCTCATAGCCCTAAAG GATTTGCACAAATCCTTGAGAAAACTGTCTCTGGAATTACTGCCTTGGAACACCAAAGATCCACATGATAACAGAGACTCCATACGAGTTGAAGATCTCCAGCAGATAGTAGATGCAATTTTGGAAGAATTAGAGCATAAGGAAAAG AACTGCCAGACACAGTCCTTGCAAACCCTCTCTGGCATCGTCTCCCACTTCCAGAAGTTGTTTGATGTGAATTCTCTGAGTGGTGTTTATCCACGGATGAATGAGGTTTACACAAAGCTGGGGGAAATGACCAATGCCATGAAGAATCTCCATGAGCTCCTGGAAGTAG aCAGTTCAGCTCCACCCACTGTGGTAGTGGATACTGTTGGGAAACTGTGTGACATCATTAATAAGAACGTGACTGAGCAGGTACAGCAGCTTCTGGGCACCCAAGACATCCACAG TATCATCAATAAGCTGGAAGAACACGAGTGCTTCTTTCCACCCTTTCAAGCTCTCATTCAAGATTTGCTGTGTCTTCTAG AGATCAGTAACGTGGATGATATTTTACCTGCAGTGCAAAACCTGAAATGGGAAGCTGGGTATGGGTGA
- the CEP70 gene encoding centrosomal protein of 70 kDa isoform X4 produces the protein MTEQEKAEWESLNKVLMRHGLKPVSLAAPQSCRDTSDMIVLDRQSSLEIRLALKTLVEDTERQQKVMQGLMEANQCLRNVVRLEQGRASRQEQRANDLENVVKNIKAKICQLEDETIAKACQQQSQVKELQKEQQASQVKYQQQQERLQEQEEIIAHLQKELSRVGREEQQRVSTQNKMFCQFCKRAPKSLLDQGQYKKDEEEVQREVKNKEEFLNLDATPNYKALLTSFQKQLIETKAKRDQLLLENINLKKDLEISRPTAQELKFYKHQVRKLQKALKKTTQFSESRTAEKREEKKDSGRVGGVDQLQAACQQHLQVLSRIDSILRSPRAPPLIFRPSKGPMQNSIKENGQGCGFEHLPLTIETWADQLIALKDLHKSLRKLSLELLPWNTKDPHDNRDSIRVEDLQQIVDAILEELEHKEKNCQTQSLQTLSGIVSHFQKLFDVNSLSGVYPRMNEVYTKLGEMTNAMKNLHELLEVDSSAPPTVVVDTVGKLCDIINKNVTEQVQQLLGTQDIHSIINKLEEHECFFPPFQALIQDLLCLLEISNVDDILPAVQNLKWEAGYG, from the exons ATGACTGAG CAGGAGAAGGCAGAGTGGGAAAGCCTAAATAAGGTATTAATGCGTCATGGATTGAAACCTGTGAGCCTTGCTGCCCCCCAAAGCTGCAGAGATACATCAG ATATGATTGTCCTAGACCGTCAGTCTTCTCTAGAAATAAGACTTGCTTTAAAAACGCTGGTGGAAGACACTGAGCGGCAGCAGAAGGTGATGCAGGGACTCATGGAGGCAAATCAATGTCTTAG aaatgtgGTACGACTGGAACAAGGTCGGGCATCCCGACAAGAGCAACGGGCTAATGACTTGGAAAATGTGGTGAAAAACATTAAGGCCAAAATTTGTCAGCTGGAAGATGAAACAATAGCTAAAGCATGCCAGCAACAGAGCCAAGTCAAGGAACTTCAAAAAGAGCAACAGGCTTCACAG GTAAAataccagcagcagcaggaaaggctgCAAGAACAGGAAGAGATTATTGCCCACCTGCAGAAGGAGCTGAGCAGAGTtgggagggaggagcagcagcgaGTTTCCAcccaaaacaaaatgttttgtcaGTTTTGCAAAAGAGCCCCCAAGTCTCTCCTGGATCAGGG GCAATATAAAAAAGATGAAGAGGAGGTGCAGAGAGaagtaaaaaacaaagaagagtTCTTAAATCTAGATGCTACTCCTAATTACAAAGCACTGCTCACG TCTTTCCAGAAACAACTTATTGAAACAAAAGCCAAGAGGGACCAGCTTTTGCTTGAAAATATAAATCTCAAGAAAGATTTGGAAATAAG CAGGCCAACTGCACAGGAATTAAAATTTTACAAACACCAAGTGAGGAAACTACAGaaagctttaaagaaaactACCCA ATTTTCAGAGAGCAGGactgcagaaaaaagagaagaaaagaaagactcTGGGAGAGTTGGTGGAGTGGatcagctgcaggcagcttgCCAGCAACACTTGCAG GTTTTGTCCCGTATTGATTCTATTTTGCGAAGCCCAAGAGCTCCTCCATTAATATTCCGGCCCAGCAAAGGGCCAATGCAAAATTCCATTAAAGAGAATGGACAGGGGTGTGGATTTGAGCACCTTCCCCTCACTATAGAGACGTGGGCAGATCAGCTCATAGCCCTAAAG GATTTGCACAAATCCTTGAGAAAACTGTCTCTGGAATTACTGCCTTGGAACACCAAAGATCCACATGATAACAGAGACTCCATACGAGTTGAAGATCTCCAGCAGATAGTAGATGCAATTTTGGAAGAATTAGAGCATAAGGAAAAG AACTGCCAGACACAGTCCTTGCAAACCCTCTCTGGCATCGTCTCCCACTTCCAGAAGTTGTTTGATGTGAATTCTCTGAGTGGTGTTTATCCACGGATGAATGAGGTTTACACAAAGCTGGGGGAAATGACCAATGCCATGAAGAATCTCCATGAGCTCCTGGAAGTAG aCAGTTCAGCTCCACCCACTGTGGTAGTGGATACTGTTGGGAAACTGTGTGACATCATTAATAAGAACGTGACTGAGCAGGTACAGCAGCTTCTGGGCACCCAAGACATCCACAG TATCATCAATAAGCTGGAAGAACACGAGTGCTTCTTTCCACCCTTTCAAGCTCTCATTCAAGATTTGCTGTGTCTTCTAG AGATCAGTAACGTGGATGATATTTTACCTGCAGTGCAAAACCTGAAATGGGAAGCTGGGTATGGGTGA
- the CEP70 gene encoding centrosomal protein of 70 kDa isoform X3, which translates to MTEEKAEWESLNKVLMRHGLKPVSLAAPQSCRDTSDMIVLDRQSSLEIRLALKTLVEDTERQQKVMQGLMEANQCLRNVVRLEQGRASRQEQRANDLENVVKNIKAKICQLEDETIAKACQQQSQVKELQKEQQASQVKYQQQQERLQEQEEIIAHLQKELSRVGREEQQRVSTQNKMFCQFCKRAPKSLLDQGYLCLIDYYESQISQIKKELRQYKKDEEEVQREVKNKEEFLNLDATPNYKALLTSFQKQLIETKAKRDQLLLENINLKKDLEISRPTAQELKFYKHQVRKLQKALKKTTQFSESRTAEKREEKKDSGRVGGVDQLQAACQQHLQVLSRIDSILRSPRAPPLIFRPSKGPMQNSIKENGQGCGFEHLPLTIETWADQLIALKDLHKSLRKLSLELLPWNTKDPHDNRDSIRVEDLQQIVDAILEELEHKEKNCQTQSLQTLSGIVSHFQKLFDVNSLSGVYPRMNEVYTKLGEMTNAMKNLHELLEVDSSAPPTVVVDTVGKLCDIINKNVTEQVQQLLGTQDIHSIINKLEEHECFFPPFQALIQDLLCLLEISNVDDILPAVQNLKWEAGYG; encoded by the exons ATGACTGAG GAGAAGGCAGAGTGGGAAAGCCTAAATAAGGTATTAATGCGTCATGGATTGAAACCTGTGAGCCTTGCTGCCCCCCAAAGCTGCAGAGATACATCAG ATATGATTGTCCTAGACCGTCAGTCTTCTCTAGAAATAAGACTTGCTTTAAAAACGCTGGTGGAAGACACTGAGCGGCAGCAGAAGGTGATGCAGGGACTCATGGAGGCAAATCAATGTCTTAG aaatgtgGTACGACTGGAACAAGGTCGGGCATCCCGACAAGAGCAACGGGCTAATGACTTGGAAAATGTGGTGAAAAACATTAAGGCCAAAATTTGTCAGCTGGAAGATGAAACAATAGCTAAAGCATGCCAGCAACAGAGCCAAGTCAAGGAACTTCAAAAAGAGCAACAGGCTTCACAG GTAAAataccagcagcagcaggaaaggctgCAAGAACAGGAAGAGATTATTGCCCACCTGCAGAAGGAGCTGAGCAGAGTtgggagggaggagcagcagcgaGTTTCCAcccaaaacaaaatgttttgtcaGTTTTGCAAAAGAGCCCCCAAGTCTCTCCTGGATCAGGG gtACCTTTGTCTAATTGATTATTATGAATCTCAAATTAGTCAGATTAAAAAGGAGCTGAG GCAATATAAAAAAGATGAAGAGGAGGTGCAGAGAGaagtaaaaaacaaagaagagtTCTTAAATCTAGATGCTACTCCTAATTACAAAGCACTGCTCACG TCTTTCCAGAAACAACTTATTGAAACAAAAGCCAAGAGGGACCAGCTTTTGCTTGAAAATATAAATCTCAAGAAAGATTTGGAAATAAG CAGGCCAACTGCACAGGAATTAAAATTTTACAAACACCAAGTGAGGAAACTACAGaaagctttaaagaaaactACCCA ATTTTCAGAGAGCAGGactgcagaaaaaagagaagaaaagaaagactcTGGGAGAGTTGGTGGAGTGGatcagctgcaggcagcttgCCAGCAACACTTGCAG GTTTTGTCCCGTATTGATTCTATTTTGCGAAGCCCAAGAGCTCCTCCATTAATATTCCGGCCCAGCAAAGGGCCAATGCAAAATTCCATTAAAGAGAATGGACAGGGGTGTGGATTTGAGCACCTTCCCCTCACTATAGAGACGTGGGCAGATCAGCTCATAGCCCTAAAG GATTTGCACAAATCCTTGAGAAAACTGTCTCTGGAATTACTGCCTTGGAACACCAAAGATCCACATGATAACAGAGACTCCATACGAGTTGAAGATCTCCAGCAGATAGTAGATGCAATTTTGGAAGAATTAGAGCATAAGGAAAAG AACTGCCAGACACAGTCCTTGCAAACCCTCTCTGGCATCGTCTCCCACTTCCAGAAGTTGTTTGATGTGAATTCTCTGAGTGGTGTTTATCCACGGATGAATGAGGTTTACACAAAGCTGGGGGAAATGACCAATGCCATGAAGAATCTCCATGAGCTCCTGGAAGTAG aCAGTTCAGCTCCACCCACTGTGGTAGTGGATACTGTTGGGAAACTGTGTGACATCATTAATAAGAACGTGACTGAGCAGGTACAGCAGCTTCTGGGCACCCAAGACATCCACAG TATCATCAATAAGCTGGAAGAACACGAGTGCTTCTTTCCACCCTTTCAAGCTCTCATTCAAGATTTGCTGTGTCTTCTAG AGATCAGTAACGTGGATGATATTTTACCTGCAGTGCAAAACCTGAAATGGGAAGCTGGGTATGGGTGA